In Peromyscus leucopus breed LL Stock chromosome 16_21, UCI_PerLeu_2.1, whole genome shotgun sequence, a single genomic region encodes these proteins:
- the Apobec2 gene encoding C->U-editing enzyme APOBEC-2, with translation MAQKEEVAEAAAPASQNGEDLENLEDPEKLKELIDLPPFEIVTGERLPVNFFKFQFRNVEYSSGRNKTFLCYVVEAQSKGGQVQASRGYLEDEHAGAHAEEAFFNTILPACDPALKYNVTWYVSSSPCAACADRILKTLSKTKNLRLLILVGRLFMWEEPEVQAALKKLKEAGCKLRIMKPQDFEYIWQNFVEQEEGESKAFEPWEDIQENFLYYEEKLADILK, from the exons ATGGCTCAGAAAGAAGAGGTCGCTGAGGCTGCAGCGCCAGCCTCCCAGAATGGAGAAGATCTGGAGAACCTAGAAGACCCTGAGAAGCTGAAGGAGCTCATCGACCTGCCGCCCTTTGAGATCGTCACTGG GGAGCGGCTGCCTGTCAACTTCTTTAAATTTCAGTTCCGGAACGTGGAGTACAGTTCTGGGCGGAACAAGACCTTCCTCTGCTATGTGGTGGAAGCTCAGAGCAAGGGAGGCCAGGTGCAGGCGTCCCGGGGCTACCTGGAGGATgagcatgcaggtgcccatgctGAGGAGGCTTTCTTTAACACCATCCTGCCGGCCTGCGACCCGGCCCTGAAGTACAATGTCACCTGGTACGTGTCCTCCAGCCCCTGTGCAGCCTGCGCTGACCGAATTCTCAAAACGCTCAGCAAGACCAAGAACCTGCGCCTGCTCATCCTGGTGGGCCGGCTCTTCATGTGGGAGGAGCCAGAGGTCCAGGCCGCTCTGAAGAAGCTGAAGGAGGCTGGCTGCAAACTGCGCATCATGAAACCCCAGGACTTCGAGTACATCTGGCAGAATTTTGTGGAGCAAGAAGAGGGTGAATCCAAGGCCTTTGAGCCCTGGGAGGACATTCAGGAGAACTTCCTATATTATGAGGAGAAGCTGGCAGATATCCTGAAGTAG
- the Oard1 gene encoding ADP-ribose glycohydrolase OARD1: MGLDSKPHSCKDLFSLGIGFESEGVCKTLLTVEVWRPGEKKSGEVAVLKRDGRYIYYLITKKRASHKPTYENLRKSLEAMKSHCLKNGVTDLSMPRIGCGLDRLQWENVSAIIEEVFEATDIKITVYTL, from the exons ATGGGCCTGGACTCTAAGCCTCATAGCTGTAAAGATCTCTTCTCTCTGGGCATTGGCTTTGAGTCAGAAGGTGTCTGCAAGACTCTTCTCACTGTGGAGGTCTGGAGGCCTGGAG AAAAGAAGTCTGGAGAAGTGGCTGTTCTGAAGAGAGATGGACGATATATATATTACTTG aTTACAAAGAAGCGGGCTTCGCACAAGCCGACCTATGAGAACCTGCGGAAGAGTTTAGAGGCCATGAAGTCCCATTGTTTGAAGAATGGAGTCACTGATCTCTCCATGCCCAG gATTGGATGTGGTCTGGATCGTCTGCAGTGGGAAAATGTGTCTGCGATTATTGAAGAGGTATTTGAGGCAACGGACATCAAAATCACGGTGTACACACTCTGA